CGCTGGCGATCATAGGCCTCGCCAAGACTCAATGCAACTGAAAAGCTGAACCTGACTCTGGCCAGCGGGTTGGCTTCTTCCACCAATCAGACTCGAAAGGGATTCAAGGCCGCAGTCCAGCTATCACCAAACCCCGATCGAAGTACGCCGTTTGAAGCGACATGAAGGTGAATTCCGTCGCGTATTACAGGAGCCTTAGGGTGCTCTACTGTCAGCAGGTTCCCATCGGCACCCAAGGAGGCAGCTCCTGTTTGGAAGCTCGCGGAGGCTAAACCTTAGGAAACGGTATAGCTGCTGTAAGAAAGAGGACAGAAAAGGCTGTTAGCTTCGTCCTCTTCGATTTGCTACCGATGCTTGAAAAGCTCCAGCGAACTGGTTCAAACCCATCAGTTGTTGTCTTCCATCTGGGCCGGCTCGAAATCTCCCACTGGACCCCTAGGAGAGGACTTAGTCTAGCGTGATAATTTTCGATTGGCACTAGTCCAATGGGATAGGCGGGAGAAATGTAGGAACAATTTTGAGCAACATCCCTTTCAGTGTTGGCCAAGACGATCAGTAAGCAGGAGGAGTTGGAGTTGGCCGTTTTGAGTGCGGCAGGGCAGCTCCGTGTTCCCTCTTTAGGATCAATTCCTCTTACACATAAACAGCAAGCTTCTATACATGTGGTAATAAATGTTCTGTCAAGTTTTAGGGCTAATATTTTGTTTTCACACTCTAAAAGATAAAAACTATTTGAACGGCTTTAGGGATCGCCAACTGCTCCCCTCTCTGTTTGTTATCATGTCAACCAATCTATTTACTAACTCTAGTTTGCCGTGATCATCGCTGTGCACTTCGAGGCTGGTCGACTCACTGGTGGTTCAACAAGCTCGGGTCGACTTTATCATGGCATTACACCACCCACCACTTTGCCCTATGCTGGATGGGGGGTGCAGTTCAAGAACGCCATGACACAAAACTAGTACGCACAGAAAGGACTGTAATTTCTTTAAATTGATTTGTATACTCCGTACTGGCAGATGTCTTAGGCGAGACCCTGTAGCCAAGTCCAAGTCTCAGCTGCCCTGGCCAAGTGATTTTCAAGCGAAGGCActcttgttcttctcgaggaACTCCTTCCAAGACGTCGACTTGAGCCCAACCTCAGCCAGAAGCTTTTCGGTCGGCTCCAGCGGCTGGCCCTTGTAGTACCCGGGCTTCTCAATGAACAGGTGGTTCTCAAGAAGCTCCTGGGCCATTGACGGGGGTAGGAAGCTCTTGTACGTGTCGGAGTCGAGTGGGATGAAGGTCGCCTTCTTGCCCGTCACCTCTTCGAACTCGGAAATAATGCGGGTAGGCGTGTAGTATCCTGATGCAGCGAGGATCTGCTTGCCCAGGTGGCGAGAGGGATCGCGCAGGACGGCAGCAACGTACTTTCCAgtgtcggcctcggcgtcgatgagcgGGAAGCGGGCCTCGGCGGAGACGGGGTAGGCGAGGGTGtgggcgccgtcctcgccctttCGGAGCATCTGCGAGACGGTGAAGTTCGACATGAAGTAGCCGGGCAGGACGAACGTGCTAGGGATGGCCTTTTCGCGGATGTAGGTCTCCACGTCTGCCTTTTGGTCAAAGTGGGTGACATGGCTGAGGCGGCCCTCGGTTTCCTTGGTCAcgtggaggagggaggagtAGATGAGGTGCTggaccttggcggcggcggcggcgtcggcaacgATCTTGCCGTGGGCGAGCTCAGAGCTGGCGCTGGGGTTGAAGAAATTGGGCGAGGTGACGAGGAACACCGTGTGAgagccggcgatggcggccgcCACCGAGTCGGCGGAGGACAAGTCGGCCTGAAAGGTGTCAGTACTAACTAAGGCTGGCAAATGGGGCCAAATGGAGCATAGAtaaaaaagaaagggggggaggggagagggagaagcgGTCAACAACTCGGGGGGTAGTCGTAGTGAGCGTACCGTTTTAATTTCGACACCTTTTGCGACCAactccttggcggcgggctTGGAGGCGTCTCGCGTAACGCCCCGAAGAGCAAACTGCTTGGATAGGACGGGATCGGCGAGTACGGCCCTGATGACGGAGCCCCCCTGGTTGCCGGTGGCGCCAAAGACGGTAAGAAGCTTAGACATGGTGGTGGGGATGCGTGGTGTTGTGTAGCGAGACGGAAGTTTAAGACCAGACTTCTTGGTTGTGAGGTGTATTGGACGTGGAAGATGTACGACGAAGAATGAATGGTGGAGAGAGTATACAGACAGAACGTTACAACCATGGACGTCAGGGCGTTCTTATGCACCCACATGGAGCGTACTCGGTGAGAGGCTTCCATGAATAATACAGATGCCCGGCATCTGCCGATTGCGGCCGTTCTGACAATAGACTTTCAGACGGGCCTTGGCCCCCGTTACCCCGTGTGGCCGTTCGTCGCTCTTCATCGGAGACCGATGTGGAGCTACGAAGACTGGGATCTGTCAGCAGGGCCGGCGGGAAGTTCATCGCTATTCATCGGAGGCCGAAGTGGGTCCAAGTTTATTTTAATCTCCGCCCGACTTACGGGTTCCTACCGGggccctctctctctctctctctctctctctctctgtgaCCGGCTCCACGCCATATCCAAAGTCTATCCGTATCTCAAGCCCCTCTGCCCCTTGAATTTGCGAACCCGGTCTAGACGCAAACGCAGACGCCGCTTTTCTCGCTCTATCTCGAACGCATACCATACTGTCGCAAAAAGTAGCTTCTTTGTAACACGCTGACCAAACCTCGCTTGATAAGCTCGTTGCGCGGTTTGCCTTGCTTAGCCAATTTGATCTGTCCTCATGACGAGGATGTATGGCACCACGCTGATACCGCCCTCGCTGTGCCTCTCCCATCCATCCCGAATCGTCGTTTGGAAGCTTCCAACGGGGCCCAGTCGAGCGATCCGACACCATCATCACATCCGGGGCGTTGGCACCGCGGAGAAGCACACTTTGGACTGTCACCAAGACCTTCCAGTTCATGTGAATTCAAGACAACCCAACTCAACAACATTTGGTCACTCTGGCTCGCAGTTGCCAAGGGTTATGGTGATGGAACGGATGCTTTCAACAAATATTCTATGTGTACAATGAAGGGAAAAGGATTCTAGGCTAGGGACCCTCCCACTCATCCTCCTGGGAAAAGTACTCGAGGTTTTGGTGGCGCAAGAGACGAATGGACGGATCGATCCATGTCTTTGGGACGCATGAGTGAACGCATGGCAT
This sequence is a window from Colletotrichum higginsianum IMI 349063 chromosome 8, whole genome shotgun sequence. Protein-coding genes within it:
- a CDS encoding NmrA family transcriptional regulator: MSKLLTVFGATGNQGGSVIRAVLADPVLSKQFALRGVTRDASKPAAKELVAKGVEIKTADLSSADSVAAAIAGSHTVFLVTSPNFFNPSASSELAHGKIVADAAAAAKVQHLIYSSLLHVTKETEGRLSHVTHFDQKADVETYIREKAIPSTFVLPGYFMSNFTVSQMLRKGEDGAHTLAYPVSAEARFPLIDAEADTGKYVAAVLRDPSRHLGKQILAASGYYTPTRIISEFEEVTGKKATFIPLDSDTYKSFLPPSMAQELLENHLFIEKPGYYKGQPLEPTEKLLAEVGLKSTSWKEFLEKNKSAFA